From one Silurus meridionalis isolate SWU-2019-XX chromosome 23, ASM1480568v1, whole genome shotgun sequence genomic stretch:
- the LOC124377021 gene encoding crooked neck-like protein 1 translates to MLLLLVLNSYLVEVLNFSALVTVHPEVKNWTKYARFEDKHGFIVNARKVYERATEFFGEEQIDVNLYLAFAKFEEKQKEYDRVRVIYKYALDRIPKQQAHQLINNYIVFERNFGDRRGIEDVIISKRRFHYEEEVKANPHNKGSWFDYLRLYGATPMWTRFEMCTNEPSPTFPPILKENTGGATFTCGSITLSTRS, encoded by the exons ATGTTACTACTTCTGGTATTGAACTCATATCTAGTTGAGGTCCTCAACTTCTCTGCACTTGTGACAGTCCACCCTGAAGTGAAGAACTGGACCAAATATGCTCGCTTCGAAGATAAACACGGTTTCATTGTTAATGCGAGAAAAGTGTACGAGAGAGCCACCGAATTCTTTGGTGAGGAGCAGATCGATGTAAACCTCTATTTGGCTTTCGCTAAATTCgaggagaaacaaaaagag TATGATCGTGTTCGGGTGATCTATAAGTACGCACTGGACCGAATCCCCAAACAGCAGGCCCATCAGCTTATCAACAACTACATAGTGTTTGAGAGGAATTTTGGAGACCGGAGAGGAATCGAGGACGTCATCATCAGCAAAAGGAGATTTCACTACGAGGAGGAGGTTAAG GCAAATCCACATAATAAAGGCTCCTGGTTTGATTACTTGCGTCTGTACGGAGCGACCCCGATGTGGACACGGTTCGAGATGTGTACGAATGAGCCATCGCCAACGTTCCCCCCAATATTAAAAGAGAACACTGGAGGCGCTACATTTACCTGTGGATCAATTACGCTCTCTACGAGGAGCTGA